A single Arcobacter sp. FWKO B DNA region contains:
- a CDS encoding transposase, translating to MRLDNFIQTAMNNVLKNPVLSVLRDINFSSILKQSNFIKRDIGKSPYLIILHFLYMFIINKRISTFMKQSSDSYKKDVYYRLLKNSKYNWRKLLLLSSVKLISKLHILQKAADTRVLIIDDTVEIKRGKFIEGSCRNLWNNKEHRTVKGLNIVSLNYSDCYTDMMLDFSINYNKNQIVNVNENYFHHKSNAYKRRVEGNNSKNNLALQMVNRVLKSGIYADYLLVDSWYAKPNFIYEIKEKGLDVIARLSKSNRIWQFTGKYKTLERLYTRVKSHKSSKLGNYNSIKYSYASTTTTHKTLGRIKIVFIKTKDNLISIISTNTNLSDIEIINTYKKRWNIEQGYKDLREYFQFGKEENRIYEALIARITLSFLAYNLTSYINRINNEPQTLGELFRNLECQLETLAISMELFIKILEQLVQAQEIVKRNKDLEQIILMLRVYTKKQLGFICES from the coding sequence ATGAGACTTGATAATTTTATCCAAACTGCTATGAACAACGTATTAAAAAATCCAGTATTATCTGTTTTAAGAGATATAAATTTTAGTTCTATTTTAAAACAGAGTAATTTTATAAAAAGAGACATTGGAAAATCACCATACTTAATAATTTTACATTTTTTATATATGTTTATCATTAATAAAAGAATCTCTACATTTATGAAACAAAGCTCTGATAGCTATAAAAAGGATGTATATTATAGACTTTTGAAAAACAGTAAATATAATTGGAGAAAACTATTACTATTAAGTTCTGTAAAATTAATCTCAAAACTTCATATACTTCAAAAGGCTGCTGATACTAGAGTATTAATTATTGATGACACAGTTGAAATTAAAAGAGGAAAATTTATAGAAGGAAGCTGTAGAAATCTTTGGAATAATAAGGAACATAGAACTGTAAAAGGTTTGAATATTGTATCACTAAATTATAGTGATTGTTATACTGATATGATGTTAGATTTTTCTATTAACTACAACAAAAATCAAATTGTAAATGTTAATGAAAACTATTTTCATCATAAAAGTAATGCTTATAAACGAAGAGTTGAAGGTAATAATAGTAAAAATAATTTAGCTCTTCAAATGGTAAATAGAGTATTAAAATCTGGAATATATGCAGATTATTTACTTGTTGATAGTTGGTATGCCAAACCAAATTTTATTTATGAAATAAAAGAAAAAGGTCTTGATGTAATTGCAAGATTATCAAAATCAAATAGAATTTGGCAATTTACAGGAAAATATAAAACACTTGAAAGACTGTACACTCGAGTAAAAAGTCATAAATCTTCTAAACTAGGTAACTATAATTCTATTAAATACTCTTATGCCTCAACTACAACTACACATAAAACACTTGGTAGAATTAAAATAGTTTTTATAAAAACAAAAGATAATCTTATTTCAATTATTTCAACAAATACAAATTTATCAGATATTGAAATTATCAATACCTATAAAAAACGATGGAATATTGAACAAGGATATAAAGATTTGCGAGAGTATTTCCAATTTGGTAAAGAAGAAAATAGAATTTACGAAGCACTCATTGCTAGGATTACTCTATCTTTCCTTGCTTATAACCTTACAAGCTATATCAATCGTATCAATAATGAACCACAAACATTAGGAGAACTTTTCAGAAATTTAGAGTGTCAGCTTGAAACCCTTGCAATTTCGATGGAACTATTTATAAAAATATTAGAACAACTAGTTCAAGCCCAAGAAATTGTCAAGAGAAATAAAGATTTGGAACAGATTATCCTAATGCTCAGGGTTTACACTAAAAAACAGTTAGGTTTTATCTGCGAAAGTTGA